In the Helicobacter typhlonius genome, one interval contains:
- a CDS encoding CapA family protein: protein MKKFLSVLVICYAILCGSVYGAGNGSLKLIMAGDALLHASVYNDAKQENGSYDFSKMLTALEIAKKYDLAFYNQETILGGTKLGLSTYPAFNSPQEFGDNMLSLGFNLVSLANNHTLDRGEKAVLSSLEFWRGKNALTAGSYGSFNERNQVQILKKNGITYALLAYTYGTNGIPLPKGKEYLVNVYTKEMLRKDIAAVREKVDFLMVSMHWGIEYDFAPSAEQKQYAKLLSELGVDLVIGTHPHVVQPAEWIGDTLVYYSLGNLISGQRGTNKRIGMLGSVEITKVKDGKVKLSNPRAELIYTYYNAQFKNFKLMWFSELNNTILQNYKSIYKEYMNIITQGKSDIKIGL, encoded by the coding sequence ATGAAAAAATTTCTCTCTGTGCTAGTGATATGCTACGCAATCCTATGTGGAAGTGTGTATGGGGCGGGTAATGGCTCATTAAAGCTCATTATGGCAGGAGATGCGCTACTGCACGCTTCTGTATATAATGATGCAAAACAAGAAAATGGCAGCTATGACTTTAGCAAAATGCTTACTGCGCTTGAAATCGCAAAAAAATACGACTTGGCTTTTTATAATCAAGAGACGATTCTAGGCGGCACAAAGCTCGGCTTAAGCACTTATCCGGCGTTTAATTCGCCTCAAGAATTTGGCGATAATATGCTCTCCTTAGGCTTTAATCTCGTCTCTTTAGCAAATAATCACACACTTGATAGAGGAGAAAAGGCAGTGCTCTCTTCGCTTGAATTTTGGCGTGGTAAAAACGCGCTCACAGCAGGAAGTTATGGCAGTTTCAACGAGCGCAATCAAGTGCAGATTCTGAAAAAAAATGGTATCACCTATGCGCTTTTAGCCTACACATATGGCACAAATGGTATTCCATTGCCAAAGGGCAAAGAATATCTTGTCAATGTCTATACGAAAGAGATGTTGCGTAAAGATATTGCCGCGGTGCGCGAGAAAGTGGATTTTCTAATGGTGTCAATGCACTGGGGGATTGAATATGACTTTGCCCCAAGTGCCGAGCAAAAACAATATGCTAAGCTTCTATCCGAGCTTGGTGTGGATTTAGTCATTGGCACACATCCGCACGTGGTGCAACCTGCGGAATGGATAGGCGATACATTGGTGTATTACTCACTAGGGAATCTCATCTCGGGGCAGAGAGGCACAAATAAGCGCATTGGTATGCTAGGCAGTGTAGAGATTACAAAGGTAAAGGACGGCAAAGTCAAGCTTTCAAATCCACGCGCAGAGCTTATCTATACCTACTACAACGCGCAGTTTAAGAATTTCAAGCTGATGTGGTTTAGTGAGCTAAATAATACTATTTTACAAAACTATAAATCAATCTACAAAGAATATATGAATATCATCACGCAGGGAAAAAGTGATATCAAGATTGGTTTGTAG
- the trpF gene encoding bifunctional indole-3-glycerol phosphate synthase/phosphoribosylanthranilate isomerase, with protein sequence MQERKMIEILHKITQERAQDITQKGFALGHNVPQSRIHPLIKPKLDSTFFIAEIKRASPSHGDLSKIDEPIKLAQDYLNGGAGAISVLCEERHFKGSLADLMAVKSAYPNACILRKDFIQYPQEIEISYRAGADMVLLIAAMFINEDKGFIHLQAIYEECLKYGITPLLEVHTQKEIDFIAPLNPTLVGINARNLHTLEIDIIQACALKSAITSTLPHTQVMFESGINSPHSAFIVGSFGFSGILCGSYLVAHNNPTRALQSLKNAFLIGKNQQPRFYRYTFPTLTRHNIESTKIESAQVGDSQILLKVCGITNLDNALLIAEEATKYQHKITFMLGFILAQNSPRFIESKRIKEISKALHSLYPHILRVVVVKDDKNALNEAKTLYEQGHIDAIQLHGLDSLTPHTFAHIPLKEATFCFYGVQNIAKAEDFIADYEGAFCLVDSQSAQGGGSGKRIDTNVLCHLKERYLCIAGGISADNINEFLSLSPTMLDISSGVESVPGVKDIDKIKMILHTIESYQAKKASSH encoded by the coding sequence ATGCAAGAAAGAAAAATGATTGAGATTCTGCATAAAATCACACAAGAGCGAGCGCAAGATATTACTCAAAAAGGCTTTGCACTCGGGCATAATGTGCCTCAATCTAGAATCCACCCGCTTATCAAGCCAAAACTTGATAGCACATTTTTTATCGCTGAAATTAAACGCGCTTCGCCTTCGCACGGGGATTTAAGCAAGATAGATGAGCCTATCAAACTCGCGCAAGACTACCTCAATGGCGGAGCTGGAGCAATCTCTGTGCTCTGTGAGGAGCGGCATTTTAAAGGCTCTCTAGCGGATTTAATGGCAGTTAAGAGTGCATATCCTAATGCGTGTATTTTACGCAAGGACTTTATCCAATATCCCCAAGAAATTGAGATAAGCTATCGCGCTGGAGCAGATATGGTGCTACTTATCGCAGCAATGTTTATAAATGAGGATAAAGGATTTATACACCTTCAAGCAATTTATGAGGAATGCCTCAAATATGGCATTACGCCGCTGCTTGAAGTACATACGCAAAAAGAGATTGATTTTATCGCTCCGCTCAATCCCACGCTAGTAGGTATAAATGCGCGGAATCTCCACACGCTAGAGATTGATATTATTCAGGCGTGCGCACTCAAAAGTGCAATCACAAGCACCCTGCCCCACACGCAAGTGATGTTTGAATCTGGTATAAACTCCCCCCACTCCGCCTTTATCGTGGGAAGCTTTGGCTTTAGTGGGATTTTATGCGGAAGCTATCTTGTCGCTCACAATAATCCAACTCGCGCCCTACAATCACTCAAAAATGCCTTTCTCATCGGTAAAAATCAGCAACCGCGCTTTTATCGCTACACTTTCCCCACGCTCACGCGCCATAATATAGAATCTACAAAAATAGAATCTGCACAGGTGGGGGATTCTCAAATCCTGCTTAAAGTTTGCGGTATCACAAATCTTGATAACGCGCTACTTATCGCGGAAGAGGCAACAAAATATCAACACAAAATTACTTTTATGCTGGGCTTTATCCTCGCCCAAAATAGCCCACGATTTATAGAATCTAAGCGCATAAAGGAGATAAGTAAGGCTCTGCACTCGCTTTATCCGCATATTTTGCGCGTAGTGGTTGTAAAAGATGATAAAAATGCACTCAATGAGGCAAAAACACTTTATGAGCAGGGGCATATTGATGCGATTCAGTTACACGGACTAGACTCGCTCACACCGCATACATTTGCGCATATCCCGCTTAAAGAGGCAACTTTTTGCTTCTATGGAGTGCAAAATATCGCTAAGGCAGAGGATTTTATCGCTGATTATGAGGGGGCATTTTGTCTTGTAGATTCTCAAAGTGCGCAAGGCGGCGGCTCTGGGAAAAGGATTGACACAAATGTGCTTTGTCATCTTAAAGAGCGATATTTGTGTATCGCTGGGGGCATTAGTGCGGATAATATCAATGAGTTTCTTTCCCTCTCTCCTACAATGCTTGATATTAGCTCGGGCGTGGAGAGTGTGCCGGGTGTGAAAGATATAGATAAAATTAAAATGATTTTGCATACCATAGAATCCTATCAAGCCAAAAAAGCTTCATCTCATTAG
- a CDS encoding hemerythrin family protein, translating into MLPDWSNEFSVHHEIIDEQHQRLFELAHKAYRIANSQSSAEEVKGILTEFFNYMKTHFKDEEQYMHTIGYPRLEEHRKIHRTIVADMAGMVKHVSSLEVIKEMISTIAKDWLLTHILQEDMLIEKYRKEQLESGATCEVREVRYYYYTCACPGREHKLTESMHLFAERSSNPITCKECRQQIKFKETRVITQP; encoded by the coding sequence ATGTTACCAGATTGGAGCAATGAATTTAGCGTTCATCACGAGATTATAGACGAGCAGCATCAAAGGCTGTTCGAGTTGGCTCACAAGGCGTATCGTATAGCAAATAGCCAAAGCTCTGCCGAGGAAGTGAAAGGCATTCTTACAGAGTTTTTCAATTATATGAAGACGCACTTTAAAGACGAAGAACAATATATGCATACTATTGGCTACCCGCGCCTCGAAGAACATAGGAAGATTCATCGCACAATCGTGGCTGATATGGCTGGTATGGTAAAACACGTATCCTCGCTTGAAGTGATTAAGGAAATGATTTCTACAATCGCGAAAGATTGGCTTTTGACACATATTTTGCAAGAAGATATGCTGATTGAAAAATATCGCAAAGAGCAGTTAGAGAGTGGGGCGACTTGCGAGGTAAGAGAAGTGAGATACTATTACTATACTTGCGCGTGTCCAGGCAGAGAGCATAAGCTTACAGAATCTATGCACCTCTTTGCTGAACGCTCATCAAATCCTATCACTTGTAAGGAATGTCGCCAACAAATTAAATTTAAAGAAACGCGCGTGATAACCCAGCCCTGA
- the obgE gene encoding GTPase ObgE, giving the protein MFVDSVDIFVASGKGGAGAVSFRREKFVIQGGPDGGDGGDGGDVYVEVDNNTDTLSKYRGARHYKAKNGQPGQAKRCNGKRGEHITLKVPLGTQILDFDTKELLIDMNTYPKNVCLLKGGKGGLGNVHFKNSTNQAPTYAQKGLSGEEKHILLELKLIADVGLVGFPNVGKSTLISTLSNAKPEVANYEFTTLTPHLGAVDVDEFSSFVMADIPGIIEGASEGKGLGLEFLKHIERTSFLLFVLDSMREQSFKEQWEILNLELQKFSSILAQRAFGIVLSKSDMQYLGEEFRFKFETQSKELEQFLTHKGNPQKFILPISSLKKTGLKELTFTLFTALKA; this is encoded by the coding sequence ATGTTTGTAGATAGTGTAGATATTTTTGTTGCTTCGGGCAAGGGGGGGGCTGGTGCGGTGAGCTTCCGCCGAGAAAAATTTGTCATTCAGGGCGGACCTGATGGTGGCGATGGTGGCGATGGTGGCGATGTGTATGTGGAAGTAGATAACAACACCGATACACTTTCAAAATATCGCGGTGCGCGTCATTATAAAGCAAAAAATGGGCAGCCCGGTCAGGCAAAAAGATGTAATGGCAAGAGGGGTGAGCATATCACGCTTAAAGTCCCGCTCGGGACGCAGATTCTAGACTTTGATACAAAAGAGTTGCTCATAGATATGAATACCTATCCAAAAAATGTGTGTTTGCTTAAAGGTGGCAAAGGAGGGCTGGGCAATGTGCATTTTAAAAATTCTACCAATCAAGCTCCTACCTACGCGCAAAAGGGCTTAAGCGGGGAGGAGAAACATATCCTTTTAGAGCTAAAGCTTATCGCTGATGTGGGGCTTGTGGGATTTCCAAATGTAGGCAAATCTACGCTTATTTCCACACTTTCAAACGCAAAGCCTGAAGTGGCAAATTATGAATTTACCACACTCACACCCCATCTTGGTGCGGTCGATGTTGATGAATTTTCATCTTTTGTGATGGCAGATATTCCGGGTATTATTGAGGGTGCAAGTGAGGGTAAAGGGCTTGGGCTAGAATTTTTAAAACATATTGAGCGCACTAGCTTTTTGCTTTTTGTGCTAGATTCTATGCGTGAGCAGAGCTTCAAAGAGCAGTGGGAGATTCTCAATTTAGAGCTTCAAAAGTTTTCATCTATCTTAGCCCAAAGAGCCTTTGGGATTGTGCTTTCAAAAAGCGATATGCAATATTTGGGGGAGGAGTTTAGATTCAAATTTGAAACACAATCTAAAGAGTTAGAGCAGTTTTTAACCCACAAAGGTAATCCGCAAAAATTTATCTTACCTATTTCAAGTCTTAAAAAAACAGGCTTAAAAGAACTTACTTTTACACTTTTTACTGCTCTTAAAGCATAA
- a CDS encoding autotransporter outer membrane beta-barrel domain-containing protein: protein MSLSIPQCRAIPSQSKKNTAAINNFLSSVSKTQNQILDALESSFNAQSSTQSVYTYGNRAYLTQLSDDVYNSGAPLITQDSSLSLWSMLQSNTLPLLYAPNKPRGVSITPFAANGSSANLSIPSYGASLNASIQGKIHHLSAFATYGTSQSSNKISHAQTHLDSNTFLVGVYDRFFLSRLELTLLGYYGRTAHKSKREIFINQSTFESNFAYAEMGLQSTLGYPLMLNKLYVKPFLGLEYTLGLQDSLKEQGTSSALALSRNAAQNHTLAAQLGAQMRYYFGERHILFGGFNVQYAFIQNPQTKAYVGNVALENDVAHTLGYTLHLGGSVPLHRNFSLILYGLYAQSYKDFKSYSGTLSLSYYF from the coding sequence GTGAGTTTATCAATACCACAATGCAGGGCAATTCCCTCTCAATCCAAAAAAAACACCGCCGCAATCAATAACTTTCTAAGCAGTGTGTCAAAAACGCAAAATCAAATTCTTGACGCACTTGAATCTAGCTTTAATGCGCAATCCTCTACACAAAGCGTTTATACCTATGGCAATAGAGCCTATCTCACACAACTAAGCGATGATGTATATAACTCTGGCGCACCGCTTATTACACAAGATTCTAGTCTTAGCCTTTGGAGTATGCTACAAAGCAACACTTTGCCTCTTCTTTACGCACCAAATAAGCCAAGAGGTGTGAGTATTACGCCCTTTGCCGCTAATGGCTCAAGTGCCAACCTCTCCATTCCAAGTTATGGCGCAAGTCTCAATGCCTCAATACAAGGGAAAATTCATCATTTGAGTGCCTTTGCCACCTATGGCACTTCTCAAAGTTCAAATAAGATCTCTCACGCACAAACTCATCTTGATTCAAATACTTTTCTTGTGGGCGTGTATGATAGATTCTTTCTTTCAAGACTTGAGCTTACATTGCTTGGCTATTATGGCAGGACAGCGCACAAAAGCAAACGAGAGATATTTATCAATCAAAGCACATTTGAATCGAATTTTGCTTATGCGGAAATGGGGCTACAAAGCACACTAGGCTATCCGCTTATGCTGAATAAGCTTTATGTGAAGCCATTTTTGGGGCTTGAATATACGCTTGGTTTGCAAGATTCGCTCAAGGAGCAGGGCACTTCAAGCGCACTTGCCCTCTCGCGCAATGCTGCACAAAATCACACTCTAGCCGCGCAGCTTGGTGCGCAAATGCGCTATTATTTTGGAGAGCGACACATACTTTTTGGTGGATTCAATGTGCAATACGCCTTTATACAGAATCCACAGACAAAGGCGTATGTGGGTAATGTAGCACTTGAAAATGATGTAGCACATACGCTAGGCTACACACTGCATTTAGGCGGCTCTGTGCCTCTGCACCGAAATTTCTCCCTAATCCTTTATGGGCTTTATGCGCAATCCTACAAAGACTTTAAGAGCTATTCTGGCACACTTTCGCTCTCGTATTATTTTTAA
- a CDS encoding hemerythrin family protein — protein MQRGSGLMLPEWSDKFSVHNEIIDEQHQRLFELAHRAYKVANRHTDREQIRGIIAEFFDYMKTHFRDEEQYMHAIGYSRLEEHKKIHRAIVADMASMVKNVRSTNEIKDQILIIAKDWLLTHILQEDMQIERFRKAHTKSTDKIYTYICACPGREHKLTESMHIFIKSSARKVLCKECQQPIVPKDT, from the coding sequence TTGCAGAGGGGAAGTGGGCTTATGTTGCCAGAGTGGAGTGATAAGTTTAGCGTCCATAATGAGATTATAGACGAGCAGCATCAAAGGCTGTTCGAGTTGGCTCATCGTGCCTACAAGGTAGCGAATAGGCATACTGATAGAGAGCAGATTAGGGGTATAATTGCCGAGTTTTTTGACTATATGAAGACGCACTTTAGAGATGAAGAGCAATATATGCACGCTATTGGTTATTCGCGCTTGGAGGAGCATAAAAAAATACATCGTGCGATTGTAGCTGATATGGCGAGTATGGTAAAAAATGTCCGCTCTACAAATGAAATCAAGGACCAGATTCTTATTATTGCAAAAGATTGGCTTTTGACACATATTTTGCAAGAGGATATGCAAATTGAGAGATTTCGCAAGGCACATACAAAATCAACCGATAAGATATATACTTACATTTGCGCGTGTCCGGGCAGAGAGCATAAGCTTACAGAATCTATGCATATTTTTATTAAAAGTAGTGCGCGAAAAGTGCTATGCAAGGAGTGTCAGCAACCTATTGTGCCTAAAGATACATAA
- a CDS encoding amino acid ABC transporter ATP-binding protein, with translation MIHIKQLHKYFDDKPVLTDINLHIKMGEKVVIIGPSGSGKSTLLRCINLLEVPSSGEIYLDDKILFPQDTSSWDINKARTKMGMVFQHFNLFNNLNVLQNLTLAPTFLKLLSQNEAITRAQELLKRIGLLDKQDSYPSRLSGGQKQRVAIARALMNKPEIMLFDEPTSALDPEMVGEVLDLMRDLASEGMSMVCVTHEMRFAREVASRIIFMENGHITEQGTPTEIFESPKTPRLQAFLNKIMA, from the coding sequence GTGATACATATTAAGCAATTACACAAGTATTTTGATGATAAACCAGTGCTTACAGACATTAATCTACATATCAAAATGGGTGAAAAAGTCGTCATTATAGGACCGAGTGGTTCGGGCAAATCAACTTTACTAAGATGTATAAATCTCCTCGAAGTCCCAAGCAGTGGGGAAATCTATCTTGATGATAAGATTTTGTTCCCGCAAGATACTTCAAGCTGGGACATAAATAAGGCGCGAACAAAAATGGGAATGGTGTTTCAGCATTTTAATTTATTTAACAATCTCAATGTGTTACAGAATCTCACCCTTGCGCCCACATTTTTAAAATTACTTAGCCAAAATGAGGCTATTACACGAGCACAGGAGCTCCTTAAGCGCATAGGCTTACTTGATAAACAAGATTCTTATCCCTCACGCCTAAGCGGTGGGCAAAAACAGAGGGTGGCAATTGCTCGCGCACTAATGAATAAACCCGAGATTATGCTTTTTGATGAGCCAACTTCCGCACTTGATCCCGAAATGGTGGGCGAGGTGCTTGATTTGATGAGGGATTTAGCAAGTGAGGGTATGAGTATGGTCTGCGTAACGCACGAAATGCGCTTTGCTAGAGAAGTGGCTAGTCGCATTATTTTTATGGAAAATGGACACATAACAGAGCAAGGCACACCCACAGAGATTTTTGAATCCCCAAAAACTCCGCGCCTCCAAGCTTTCCTAAACAAAATAATGGCTTAG
- a CDS encoding transporter substrate-binding domain-containing protein, whose product MRVIVAVMFAIFGIFALNGCKDDELVVATAANFTPFEYVEGQEFKGIDMDLARVIAQKLDKKLVIKDMEFDSVVTSLAGGNADIALSGLTINDTREKVIDFSNTYFNASQMLITLSDDTRFDNITTKKDLVSALKAIPNLRIGVQVGTTGLFYAKGDADWGFEGFSNATTKSFSNGALAAIAMKNAQIDVVIIDEMPAHEIVKANSGTKIIEIALTNEKYAIGITKDKPKLRDSINEILNELKQDGTLENIIKAYYTGK is encoded by the coding sequence TTGAGAGTCATAGTGGCAGTGATGTTTGCAATATTCGGTATCTTTGCGCTCAATGGGTGTAAAGATGATGAACTTGTCGTGGCGACTGCAGCGAATTTTACACCATTTGAGTATGTCGAGGGACAGGAATTTAAAGGCATTGATATGGACTTGGCGCGCGTCATTGCTCAAAAACTTGATAAAAAGCTTGTTATTAAGGATATGGAGTTTGATTCGGTAGTTACTTCACTTGCCGGAGGCAACGCAGATATTGCACTTTCAGGCTTGACTATAAATGACACACGCGAAAAAGTCATTGACTTCAGTAACACTTATTTTAACGCCTCACAAATGCTTATCACGCTTAGTGATGATACGCGCTTTGATAACATTACCACAAAAAAAGATCTTGTGAGTGCGCTTAAGGCGATTCCAAATCTTAGAATCGGTGTGCAAGTAGGCACAACAGGGCTTTTTTACGCTAAAGGTGATGCGGATTGGGGGTTTGAAGGATTTTCTAATGCCACCACAAAAAGCTTTTCAAATGGCGCACTCGCAGCGATTGCGATGAAAAATGCTCAAATTGATGTTGTGATTATTGATGAAATGCCTGCACACGAGATTGTCAAAGCAAATAGCGGAACGAAAATTATTGAAATCGCACTCACCAATGAAAAATACGCCATTGGTATCACAAAAGACAAACCAAAGCTTAGGGATTCTATTAATGAGATTCTAAATGAACTCAAACAAGATGGCACACTTGAAAATATTATCAAGGCTTACTACACAGGAAAATAA
- the rpmA gene encoding 50S ribosomal protein L27, translated as MAHKKGQGSTQNNRDSAGRRLGVKKFGSQFVRAGNIIVRQRGTKVHPGDNVGLGKDHTIYALIDGIVKFQQKDKNRKKVSVIPAS; from the coding sequence ATGGCACACAAGAAAGGTCAGGGAAGCACCCAAAATAATCGCGATTCAGCAGGACGCCGTTTAGGTGTAAAGAAATTTGGCTCACAATTTGTCCGCGCAGGAAACATTATCGTGCGTCAAAGAGGCACGAAAGTGCATCCGGGTGATAATGTAGGCTTAGGTAAAGATCATACGATTTACGCCCTTATTGATGGAATTGTGAAATTTCAGCAAAAAGATAAGAATCGCAAGAAAGTTTCAGTTATTCCCGCTTCTTAG
- a CDS encoding M23 family metallopeptidase, with amino-acid sequence MRILYYFVVISMMFHFNLSVLNAKEPLMPYTAYNGTAFMYITNSNKSLTSNKKSLHFFTHPSKKGSFVAFVPIGYYEKDTRFIKSGKENIAQINIIQKTYKKEQITVAKDKVSYSQEVAKRIEKEREDMIKVYRTITKGRLWDKPFIKPLDSVITSPYGSARVFNNTIKSYHGGTDFRAAIGTDIKASNDGRVALVQDRYLSGKTIAIDHGEGLVSVYFHLSDFNVKQGDTIKRGDIIAKSGDTGRVSGAHLHFGIVINGTNVDAMDFIEQVNTLF; translated from the coding sequence ATGCGGATTCTGTATTATTTTGTTGTCATTTCGATGATGTTTCATTTTAACCTTAGCGTGCTTAATGCAAAAGAACCTCTAATGCCCTATACCGCCTATAATGGCACAGCTTTTATGTATATCACAAATAGCAACAAATCCCTCACTTCCAACAAAAAATCACTTCATTTTTTTACCCACCCTAGCAAAAAAGGCAGTTTTGTAGCCTTTGTACCTATTGGCTATTATGAAAAGGATACAAGATTTATCAAAAGTGGCAAAGAAAATATTGCACAAATTAACATCATACAAAAGACTTACAAAAAAGAACAAATCACAGTCGCAAAAGATAAAGTGAGCTATTCACAGGAGGTGGCAAAGCGCATTGAAAAAGAAAGGGAAGATATGATAAAAGTCTATCGCACAATCACAAAAGGGCGACTATGGGACAAACCCTTTATAAAACCCCTAGATTCAGTAATTACAAGCCCTTATGGAAGTGCGCGCGTGTTTAACAATACGATTAAAAGCTACCACGGAGGCACAGATTTTCGCGCGGCGATTGGCACAGATATAAAGGCGAGTAATGACGGCAGGGTCGCGCTTGTGCAGGATAGATATTTATCGGGCAAAACGATTGCTATCGACCACGGAGAAGGACTTGTGAGTGTGTATTTTCACTTGAGTGATTTTAATGTGAAGCAAGGCGATACCATAAAACGTGGAGATATTATCGCTAAAAGTGGCGATACAGGGCGCGTGAGCGGGGCGCATTTGCATTTTGGTATCGTTATCAATGGCACAAATGTCGATGCAATGGACTTCATCGAGCAAGTCAATACACTTTTTTAG
- the rplU gene encoding 50S ribosomal protein L21, whose protein sequence is MYAIFKNGGKQYKVIEGSIVLLDKMSLEPKSKVELNEVLAIVDGDNVRTGTPLVAGAKIEAEVINEGRGKKVVTFKKRRRKDSKTKRGFRRDFTRVKILKIVAK, encoded by the coding sequence ATGTATGCGATATTTAAGAATGGAGGCAAACAATACAAGGTCATTGAGGGAAGCATCGTGCTTCTTGATAAAATGAGCCTTGAGCCAAAGTCAAAGGTTGAATTGAACGAAGTTTTAGCGATTGTCGATGGAGATAATGTCCGCACAGGCACGCCGCTTGTTGCAGGTGCAAAAATTGAAGCGGAAGTTATCAATGAGGGCAGGGGCAAAAAGGTCGTTACATTCAAAAAGCGTAGAAGGAAAGATAGCAAGACAAAAAGAGGCTTTAGGCGGGACTTTACACGCGTGAAGATTCTAAAGATTGTAGCAAAATAA
- a CDS encoding amino acid ABC transporter permease yields the protein MEFAQKYALFTHQLITNGGYKLVLEGLGTTLLLAILALFIGVIVGTLVAIAITYRNPPLPHKILCAFLKAYVGFFRGTPIVVQLLFIYFVILPAFGLKGVSALLVAVAIFGLNSGAYVSEIVRSGILSVDRGQDEAARALGLSARASMRYIIFPQALKNALPALCNEFITLLKETSVANYITVHDLTYAFKSIGGANYEYMFPYFFLALSYLLLVICASYLVKLYEKRLRASDTY from the coding sequence ATGGAATTTGCACAAAAATACGCTCTTTTCACTCATCAGCTCATCACAAATGGTGGATACAAGCTTGTTTTGGAGGGGCTTGGCACGACCTTGCTTCTCGCTATTTTAGCACTTTTTATTGGCGTGATTGTGGGCACTTTGGTGGCGATTGCTATTACTTATAGGAATCCTCCACTCCCGCATAAAATCTTGTGCGCGTTTCTCAAGGCGTATGTGGGTTTCTTTCGTGGTACTCCCATTGTCGTGCAACTCCTTTTTATCTATTTTGTGATTCTCCCCGCTTTTGGGCTAAAGGGCGTAAGCGCACTTCTTGTTGCGGTAGCAATCTTTGGCTTAAATAGCGGTGCATATGTGAGCGAAATCGTGCGCAGTGGGATTCTAAGCGTAGATAGGGGGCAAGATGAAGCAGCGAGGGCTTTAGGACTAAGCGCACGAGCAAGTATGCGCTATATCATCTTTCCTCAAGCACTCAAAAATGCCTTACCCGCACTTTGTAATGAGTTTATCACGCTTCTAAAAGAAACTTCAGTAGCAAACTACATCACCGTTCACGACCTTACCTACGCTTTTAAAAGCATAGGCGGGGCAAACTACGAATATATGTTTCCGTATTTTTTCCTCGCCCTCTCCTATCTTTTGCTCGTGATATGCGCGAGCTATCTCGTCAAACTCTACGAAAAAAGGTTGCGTGCAAGTGATACATATTAA
- a CDS encoding ribonuclease HII → MWLAGIDEAGRGCLCGSLFVAGVIGKAHIIKSFGAKDSKKLSPKRREILYEAMCEARERGDLAFFVVEIDAEEIDANGLSSAMRKGIESVMSAIGNYALAGQILQKSIFKMAQDSQDWQVLQDSKESVDRVEQEKAQVSESSQCNVVHNSAIGANELVVIIDGNTTFKAQIPQYLLNAGLKMQTLVKADSLFEVVSCASIVAKVHKDRQMCEVDKIYPQYKLAQNKGYGTLEHRKSIVEYGYCPYHRKSFTFSL, encoded by the coding sequence ATGTGGTTGGCAGGGATTGATGAGGCAGGGCGGGGCTGTCTGTGTGGGAGTTTATTTGTCGCTGGTGTGATAGGCAAGGCACATATTATTAAATCTTTTGGTGCAAAGGATAGTAAGAAACTCTCACCTAAGCGGCGTGAGATTCTCTATGAGGCGATGTGTGAGGCGCGAGAAAGGGGCGATTTAGCTTTTTTTGTGGTGGAAATAGATGCAGAGGAAATAGATGCAAATGGTTTAAGTTCCGCTATGAGAAAGGGTATAGAATCTGTGATGAGTGCGATTGGGAATTATGCGCTGGCAGGGCAGATTCTGCAAAAAAGTATCTTTAAGATGGCGCAGGATTCACAGGATTGGCAAGTTTTGCAAGATTCTAAAGAGAGTGTAGATAGAGTAGAACAGGAGAAAGCGCAAGTCAGCGAGAGTAGTCAATGTAATGTGGTACACAATAGCGCAATAGGTGCAAATGAGCTTGTTGTTATAATAGACGGGAATACGACTTTTAAGGCGCAGATTCCGCAATATTTGCTGAATGCAGGGCTAAAAATGCAAACTTTGGTTAAGGCAGATTCGTTATTTGAGGTCGTATCGTGCGCTTCTATCGTGGCAAAGGTGCATAAAGACAGGCAAATGTGTGAAGTAGATAAGATTTATCCCCAATATAAACTTGCTCAAAACAAAGGCTATGGGACTTTGGAGCATAGAAAAAGTATTGTTGAATATGGATATTGCCCTTATCATCGCAAGAGTTTTACATTTTCACTTTGA